The proteins below are encoded in one region of Halorarum halophilum:
- a CDS encoding pyridoxamine 5'-phosphate oxidase family protein yields MTETLPAKAEELITGEPLVAHLGTCHDGKPHVAPLWYRYEDGVVEIMTTGRKLANVRENPRVALSIQQDEGGMPQWMVTLRGTATVVDDEERSREANRRLNRKYGVDEDSWSENTLVRIDVSSAAYRTYD; encoded by the coding sequence GTGACGGAGACGCTCCCCGCGAAGGCCGAGGAACTGATCACCGGTGAGCCGCTGGTCGCGCACCTGGGGACCTGTCACGACGGCAAACCCCACGTCGCGCCGCTCTGGTACCGGTACGAGGACGGCGTCGTGGAGATCATGACCACCGGACGAAAACTGGCCAACGTCCGCGAGAACCCACGGGTGGCGCTCTCCATCCAGCAGGACGAGGGCGGGATGCCCCAGTGGATGGTCACGCTCCGCGGGACGGCGACGGTCGTCGACGACGAGGAGCGGTCCCGGGAGGCCAACCGGCGGCTCAACCGGAAGTACGGCGTCGACGAGGACTCGTGGTCGGAGAACACCCTGGTTCGTATCGACGTCAGCTCCGCCGCGTACCGGACGTACGACTGA
- the hutI gene encoding imidazolonepropionase — MSDESSSEGHGPTVAADGSGDPDSPGLTVVHGASELVVGPDEGVGVETVADAAFAAEDGQVVAVGETEEVLREYPAENADVAVDADGRLVTPGFVDPHTHAIFAGDRTDEFEAKLGGTSYEDILAAGGGILRTVRAVRAADEATLTANLVEHLDVMLAHGTTTVEVKSGYGLSTDAELKLLRAIAAADEAHPVTVVPTFMGAHAVPEDREVEGYTEEVIEEQLPAVADQGIAEFCDVFCERGVFDAEQSRRILAAGLEASLTPKVHADEFADVGATGVAADVGAASADHLLKTDDEGADRLVDGGVTPVLLPATAFALGEEYADARRFLDGGTPVALATDFNPNCYARSMGFVVTLACVGMRATPDEALRGATHTAARAIDRTDGTGTLRPGAPADAVVHDVTAGVEIPYNLDVNTADRVVVDGEVVHE, encoded by the coding sequence GTGAGTGACGAGTCGTCGTCGGAGGGCCACGGTCCGACGGTCGCGGCCGACGGATCCGGCGACCCTGACTCGCCGGGGCTCACCGTCGTCCACGGCGCCTCGGAACTCGTTGTCGGCCCGGACGAGGGCGTCGGCGTCGAGACGGTCGCGGACGCCGCGTTCGCCGCCGAGGACGGCCAAGTCGTCGCCGTCGGCGAGACGGAGGAGGTGCTGCGCGAGTACCCGGCTGAGAACGCTGACGTCGCCGTCGACGCCGACGGCCGCCTCGTGACGCCCGGGTTCGTCGACCCCCACACCCACGCGATCTTCGCCGGCGACCGGACCGACGAATTCGAGGCCAAGCTCGGCGGGACGTCCTACGAGGACATCCTCGCGGCCGGCGGCGGCATCCTCCGGACGGTCCGCGCGGTCCGGGCGGCCGACGAGGCGACGTTGACCGCGAACCTGGTCGAGCACCTCGACGTGATGCTCGCACACGGCACCACCACGGTCGAGGTGAAGAGCGGCTACGGCCTCTCGACCGACGCCGAGTTGAAACTGCTCCGGGCCATCGCCGCGGCCGACGAGGCGCACCCCGTCACCGTGGTCCCGACGTTCATGGGCGCCCACGCCGTCCCGGAAGACCGGGAGGTCGAGGGGTACACCGAGGAGGTGATCGAGGAACAGCTCCCGGCCGTCGCGGACCAGGGGATCGCGGAGTTCTGCGACGTCTTCTGCGAACGAGGCGTGTTCGACGCCGAGCAGTCGCGACGGATCCTCGCCGCCGGGCTGGAGGCCAGCCTGACGCCGAAAGTCCACGCCGACGAGTTCGCGGACGTCGGCGCCACCGGGGTCGCGGCCGACGTCGGCGCCGCCAGCGCGGACCACCTCCTGAAGACCGACGACGAGGGGGCCGACCGGCTCGTCGACGGCGGCGTGACACCCGTCCTGCTGCCCGCGACGGCGTTCGCGCTCGGCGAGGAGTACGCGGACGCGCGCCGGTTCCTCGACGGGGGGACGCCCGTCGCGCTCGCGACCGACTTCAACCCGAACTGCTACGCGCGGAGCATGGGGTTCGTCGTCACCCTCGCCTGCGTCGGCATGCGGGCGACGCCCGACGAGGCGCTGCGCGGGGCGACCCACACGGCCGCGAGGGCCATCGACCGGACCGACGGCACGGGGACGCTCCGCCCCGGCGCGCCCGCGGACGCCGTCGTCCACGACGTGACGGCAGGCGTGGAGATCCCGTACAACCTGGACGTGAACACGGCCGACCGGGTCGTCGTCGACGGGGAGGTCGTCCATGAGTGA
- a CDS encoding TOBE domain-containing protein — MTEGADAAADASAVIERDGAAFGRADAALLRAIASRGSVSGAARELGRSRARALTRLQDLEAAFGELVDRRRGGSDGGGSRLTDDARELLARYDRLRANLAETASVVETVLPGRVVEVTGELGTVKTGAGTLRALVVPDAGSADGFEVDSRSHDVEVSVRASAVTLHDPADAPPGGATSARNRFDGRVEAVDSGVAVAHVSVDVGAADPLVALVTCDSVERLGLEPGAEVVASFKATATRAVQVDDEPGEFDEA; from the coding sequence ATGACCGAGGGCGCCGACGCCGCGGCGGACGCCAGCGCGGTCATCGAACGGGACGGCGCGGCGTTCGGCCGTGCGGACGCGGCGCTGCTCCGGGCGATCGCCAGCCGCGGTTCGGTCAGCGGGGCCGCGAGGGAACTCGGTCGTTCCCGTGCGCGGGCGCTCACCCGCCTGCAGGACCTCGAGGCCGCGTTCGGCGAGCTGGTGGACCGTCGTCGCGGCGGGAGCGACGGCGGGGGGAGCAGGCTGACGGACGACGCGCGGGAGCTCCTCGCCCGATACGACAGGCTTCGAGCCAACCTCGCGGAGACCGCGAGCGTCGTCGAGACGGTGCTCCCCGGCCGAGTCGTGGAGGTGACCGGCGAACTCGGGACGGTCAAGACCGGCGCCGGGACGCTCCGCGCCCTCGTGGTCCCGGACGCCGGATCCGCCGACGGGTTCGAGGTGGACTCGCGTAGTCACGACGTGGAGGTGAGCGTCCGCGCCAGCGCGGTCACGCTCCACGACCCGGCCGACGCACCGCCGGGCGGAGCGACGAGCGCCCGAAACAGGTTCGACGGCCGGGTCGAGGCGGTCGATTCGGGCGTCGCCGTCGCGCACGTCTCGGTCGACGTCGGCGCCGCCGACCCGCTCGTCGCGCTGGTGACGTGCGACAGCGTCGAGCGCCTCGGACTCGAACCGGGCGCGGAGGTGGTCGCGAGTTTCAAGGCCACGGCGACGCGGGCGGTCCAGGTCGACGACGAACCCGGGGAGTTCGACGAGGCGTGA
- the hutU gene encoding urocanate hydratase, producing the protein MARSDDPATSDVSAEWEAYQGSPTGTDIECEGWRQEAALRMLNNNLDPEVAERPEDLVVYGGTGRAARSWDAYDAILDQLRTLGDEETLLVQSGKPVGRFTTHEMAPRVLIANSNLVGKWDDWEHFHELEAAGKMMYGQMTAGSWAYIGTQGIVQGTYETLAELARQQYDGTLQGRIVVTGGLGGMSGAQPLATTMNGGVCVVAEVDGDRIDRRIRTDYLMERVDDLGEAMSRAEEAAAAREAYSVGVETNVVDMLETMLDEGFVPDVVTDQTSAHDELEGYFPVGYSVAEADELRERDPERYVEESLDTMERHVDAILAMQDDGAVAFEYGNNLRGQVREHRGREDAFDYPGFVPAFVRPMFCRGRGPFRWAALSGDPEDIRRTDAAVKELFPGKETLHRWIDLAQEQVSFQGLPARVCWLGYQSNEDGVTERAEFALRINELVAEGEIRAPIVVTRDHLDAGSVASPNRETEAMRDGTDAVADWPILNALLNCAAGADIVSVHDGGGVGIGNALHSNNHVVLDGTDLAAEKARRVFTTDPGTGVIRHADAGYEEALDEADESDVTIPMRDDR; encoded by the coding sequence ATGGCACGCTCCGACGACCCCGCGACGAGCGACGTTAGCGCCGAGTGGGAGGCCTACCAGGGCTCCCCCACCGGCACCGACATCGAGTGTGAGGGGTGGCGACAGGAGGCCGCCCTCCGGATGTTGAACAACAACCTCGACCCCGAGGTAGCAGAACGCCCCGAGGACCTCGTCGTCTACGGCGGGACGGGGCGGGCGGCGCGGTCGTGGGACGCCTACGACGCCATCCTCGACCAGCTCAGGACGCTCGGCGACGAGGAGACGCTGCTGGTACAGTCCGGCAAGCCTGTCGGGCGGTTCACCACCCACGAGATGGCGCCGCGGGTGCTCATCGCGAACTCCAACCTGGTGGGCAAGTGGGACGACTGGGAGCACTTCCACGAACTCGAGGCCGCGGGGAAGATGATGTACGGCCAGATGACCGCAGGCTCGTGGGCGTACATCGGAACGCAGGGGATCGTCCAGGGCACGTACGAGACGCTCGCCGAACTCGCCCGCCAGCAGTACGACGGCACCCTGCAAGGGCGGATCGTCGTCACCGGCGGGCTTGGCGGGATGAGCGGCGCCCAGCCGCTCGCGACCACGATGAACGGCGGCGTCTGCGTCGTCGCGGAGGTCGATGGCGACCGCATCGACCGCCGGATCCGGACGGACTACCTGATGGAGCGCGTCGACGACCTGGGCGAGGCGATGTCCCGGGCCGAGGAGGCCGCCGCCGCCCGCGAGGCGTACAGCGTCGGCGTCGAGACGAACGTGGTGGACATGCTGGAAACGATGCTCGACGAGGGGTTCGTCCCCGACGTCGTCACCGACCAGACGAGCGCCCACGACGAACTCGAGGGGTACTTCCCGGTCGGCTACTCGGTCGCGGAGGCGGACGAACTCCGGGAGCGGGATCCCGAGCGCTACGTCGAGGAGAGCCTCGACACGATGGAGCGGCACGTCGACGCCATCCTGGCGATGCAGGACGACGGCGCGGTCGCCTTCGAGTACGGCAACAACCTCCGCGGGCAGGTGCGCGAGCATCGCGGGCGCGAGGACGCGTTCGACTACCCCGGGTTCGTCCCGGCGTTCGTCCGGCCGATGTTCTGCCGGGGGCGCGGTCCGTTCCGGTGGGCCGCCCTCTCGGGCGATCCCGAGGACATCCGCCGGACCGACGCCGCGGTGAAGGAACTGTTCCCGGGGAAGGAGACGCTCCACCGCTGGATCGACCTCGCCCAGGAGCAGGTGTCGTTCCAGGGGCTGCCGGCGCGGGTGTGCTGGCTCGGCTACCAATCGAACGAGGACGGGGTGACCGAGCGCGCCGAGTTCGCGCTCCGGATCAACGAACTCGTCGCGGAGGGCGAGATCCGGGCGCCGATCGTCGTCACCCGCGACCACCTCGACGCGGGGTCGGTCGCCAGCCCGAACCGCGAGACCGAGGCGATGAGGGACGGCACCGACGCGGTCGCCGACTGGCCCATCCTCAACGCGCTGCTCAACTGCGCGGCCGGCGCGGACATCGTCTCGGTCCACGACGGCGGCGGGGTCGGCATCGGTAACGCGCTCCACTCGAACAACCACGTCGTCCTCGACGGCACCGACCTCGCGGCCGAGAAGGCCCGCCGCGTGTTCACCACCGACCCCGGGACGGGGGTGATCCGCCACGCCGATGCCGGGTACGAGGAGGCGCTGGACGAGGCCGACGAGTCGGACGTGACCATCCCGATGCGGGACGACCGATGA
- a CDS encoding transcriptional regulator TbsP domain-containing protein yields the protein MTPATDTGSVRRLLRDPIGSTDEVIVVSDHVTVLREAVLVVAEADEDAPDHVRLLGTEGALSRACDDFLAASRAADLVEEERLSMRVSEQGHLPSLVITGGEGGDPNRQSAAGEVEDPSRHSDSGEVTTISPLPGNDAVAVRTDEADPVATIRSAFARSFSDAAEYEVGVPGYTRLLESLDVAVGPAVREDVASVMEAGVTVRSSADGVDEIDTILLVGGRNGAQLFELSEWAEDLGVASRATMSSRKRQLEAAGLLTTEKIRADVGRPRQRLLVAPEELRDSPPADLIRGARDALVDE from the coding sequence ATGACCCCCGCGACCGACACCGGGAGCGTGAGACGGCTGCTCCGCGACCCTATCGGATCGACTGACGAGGTAATCGTCGTCTCGGACCACGTCACCGTGCTGCGGGAGGCCGTGCTCGTCGTCGCGGAGGCCGACGAGGACGCGCCCGACCACGTCCGGCTGCTCGGCACCGAGGGAGCGCTGTCCAGGGCGTGCGACGACTTCCTCGCCGCCTCCCGGGCCGCGGACCTGGTGGAGGAGGAGCGGCTCTCGATGCGCGTGAGCGAGCAGGGGCACCTCCCGTCGCTGGTCATCACCGGCGGTGAGGGAGGTGACCCGAACCGGCAATCGGCCGCTGGTGAGGTGGAAGACCCGAGCCGGCACTCCGACTCCGGCGAGGTGACGACCATCTCCCCATTGCCCGGAAACGACGCCGTGGCGGTGCGGACGGACGAGGCGGACCCGGTCGCCACCATCCGGAGCGCGTTCGCGCGGTCGTTCTCGGACGCCGCCGAGTACGAGGTCGGCGTGCCCGGCTACACCCGGCTCCTGGAGTCGCTCGACGTCGCGGTCGGACCGGCCGTTCGCGAGGACGTGGCGAGCGTCATGGAGGCCGGCGTGACCGTGCGGAGCTCCGCGGACGGGGTCGACGAGATCGACACCATCCTGCTCGTGGGTGGACGGAACGGCGCGCAGCTGTTCGAGCTCTCGGAGTGGGCCGAGGACCTGGGCGTCGCCAGCCGGGCGACGATGTCATCCCGGAAGCGACAGCTCGAGGCCGCGGGCCTGCTCACGACCGAGAAGATCCGTGCGGACGTCGGCCGGCCGCGCCAGCGGCTCCTCGTCGCCCCCGAGGAACTCCGCGACTCCCCGCCAGCCGACCTGATCCGGGGGGCCCGGGACGCGCTCGTCGACGAGTAG
- a CDS encoding ParA family protein gives MTDSSRTPTVAVSNQKGGVGKTTTAINVGGALNERGNDVLFVDLDPQGNATENLGMMDAYDAEPPTLFDCLTDPEQRDAIHDIVHEHPEMDVLPSNIDMTAAEPELTLSRRSGEQLALLLDRVEDDYDFVVVDCPPNLGNLMDNALYASRNLLIPALAESTSKRAFELLFDHVEALELDYGITIEERGVVVNRIDVRKNQAKEMVEWINEAFDGVPVWEVRERAAVQKALEEGSSLLRYDPECDMCEVFLDIAADLEEQFATREVEA, from the coding sequence ATGACCGATTCGTCTCGGACGCCGACGGTGGCCGTCTCGAACCAGAAGGGGGGCGTCGGCAAGACGACCACGGCCATCAACGTGGGCGGGGCGCTGAACGAGCGCGGGAACGACGTGCTGTTCGTCGACCTCGACCCGCAGGGGAACGCGACCGAGAACCTCGGGATGATGGACGCGTACGACGCCGAGCCGCCGACGCTGTTCGACTGTCTCACCGACCCGGAACAGCGTGACGCGATCCACGACATCGTCCACGAACACCCGGAGATGGACGTGCTACCGTCGAACATCGACATGACCGCCGCGGAGCCCGAACTCACCCTCTCGCGGCGGAGCGGGGAGCAGCTCGCGTTGCTGCTCGACCGCGTGGAGGACGACTACGACTTCGTCGTCGTCGACTGCCCGCCGAACCTCGGGAACCTGATGGACAACGCGCTGTACGCCTCGCGGAACCTCCTCATCCCGGCGCTCGCGGAGTCCACCAGCAAGCGGGCGTTCGAGCTCCTGTTCGACCACGTGGAGGCGCTGGAGCTGGACTACGGCATCACCATCGAGGAGCGCGGGGTCGTCGTGAACCGCATCGACGTGCGCAAGAACCAAGCGAAGGAGATGGTCGAGTGGATCAACGAGGCGTTCGACGGCGTCCCCGTCTGGGAGGTTCGCGAGCGCGCTGCCGTCCAGAAGGCGCTCGAGGAGGGCTCCTCGCTCCTCCGGTACGATCCTGAGTGCGACATGTGCGAGGTGTTCCTCGACATCGCCGCCGACCTCGAGGAGCAGTTCGCGACCCGGGAGGTGGAAGCATGA
- a CDS encoding prolyl oligopeptidase family serine peptidase codes for MNDSPPETPRRPVTETPHGEEVADPYRWLEEDTDEVAAWVDAQNEYADGFLGGDTSDALRPRFEDLARVTDYGAVTVRGGRYFGTVEGPDEDHGVLYVRESFDGEPRALVDPNAFDGEAASMNWFVVGPDGDRVAYGYDEGGEEQYDVRVVYVGSGEVTETVPDLGRVNPGGFAWTDGGFYYVRTGGAGGGAQLEKSLYHHEHGADPDDDRFLTDAFGQHDGPQLEIDDETGALLAAVHEGTANSEVYLVDVDAAEADGADGSSDALVPLLTDADGTFHPHIHDGTVYFVTNYDAPFSRVLSVPLADVAGSGSNADGRDDALDPDAMAEPIPETDGVLRGIAFAGDRLLAHHMRDASSELAVWADGEPTERLPTPEFCSVGGVSGSDGGDDEGEGEGADEAGPGSAVDAADEVFYVVGTFAEPARVRRYDFETGEAETIAQADVSLGVDVTVSQEFFESRDGTEVPAFVIRREGLEPDGDAPTVLYGYGGFRIPQTPGFDRFRGPFLAAGGVFVVANLRGGTEYGEPWHEAGMGERKQNVFDDFYAVAEGLVESGYTNTDRLAAFGGSNGGLLTGAAVTQRPDLWGAVLSTVPLLDMLRFHRFLLGEYWTVEYGSPDDSDDFEFLRAYSPYHNVAEREYPPTMFKTAAGDTRVHPGHARKMTALMQARNAGDSPVVLRTETDTGHGVGKPTERIVREQVEQWTWLCDRLGVDVRE; via the coding sequence GTGAACGACTCCCCGCCCGAGACCCCCCGACGCCCCGTGACGGAGACCCCCCACGGCGAGGAGGTGGCCGACCCGTATCGGTGGCTCGAGGAGGACACCGACGAGGTCGCCGCCTGGGTCGACGCGCAGAACGAGTACGCCGACGGGTTCCTCGGCGGCGACACGTCCGACGCGCTCCGCCCTCGCTTCGAGGACCTGGCGCGCGTGACCGACTACGGGGCCGTCACCGTCCGCGGCGGTCGCTACTTCGGGACCGTCGAGGGACCGGACGAGGACCACGGCGTCCTCTACGTCCGCGAGTCGTTCGACGGGGAGCCGCGGGCGCTCGTCGACCCGAACGCGTTCGACGGCGAGGCCGCCTCGATGAACTGGTTCGTCGTCGGCCCGGACGGCGACCGCGTCGCCTACGGCTACGACGAGGGCGGCGAGGAACAGTACGACGTGCGCGTCGTCTACGTCGGCTCGGGCGAGGTGACGGAGACGGTGCCCGACCTCGGCCGGGTGAACCCCGGCGGCTTCGCGTGGACCGACGGCGGCTTCTACTACGTCCGCACGGGCGGGGCCGGCGGCGGTGCACAGCTCGAGAAATCGCTCTACCACCACGAGCACGGCGCCGACCCGGACGACGACCGGTTCCTCACGGACGCGTTCGGCCAGCACGACGGGCCCCAGCTGGAGATCGACGACGAGACCGGGGCGCTGCTCGCGGCGGTCCACGAGGGGACGGCGAACTCGGAGGTGTACCTGGTCGACGTCGACGCCGCGGAGGCGGACGGAGCCGACGGTTCGTCCGACGCGCTCGTCCCGCTGCTCACCGACGCGGACGGCACCTTCCACCCCCACATCCACGACGGAACCGTCTACTTCGTGACCAACTACGACGCCCCGTTCTCGCGGGTCCTCTCGGTTCCGCTCGCCGACGTCGCGGGGAGCGGGTCGAACGCGGACGGCCGTGACGACGCGCTCGACCCGGATGCGATGGCCGAGCCGATCCCCGAAACCGACGGCGTCCTCCGGGGGATCGCGTTCGCGGGCGACAGGCTGCTGGCACACCACATGCGCGACGCGAGTTCGGAACTGGCGGTCTGGGCCGACGGCGAGCCGACGGAGCGGCTCCCGACGCCCGAGTTCTGTTCGGTCGGCGGCGTCTCCGGGTCCGACGGCGGTGACGACGAGGGTGAAGGTGAGGGAGCGGACGAGGCCGGCCCTGGTTCGGCCGTCGACGCGGCCGACGAGGTGTTCTACGTCGTTGGAACGTTCGCCGAACCCGCTAGAGTCCGCCGGTACGACTTCGAGACCGGCGAGGCGGAAACGATCGCGCAGGCCGACGTGTCGCTCGGCGTCGACGTGACGGTGTCCCAGGAGTTCTTCGAGTCGCGGGACGGGACCGAGGTTCCGGCGTTCGTGATCCGCCGCGAGGGGCTGGAGCCGGACGGCGACGCCCCGACGGTGCTGTACGGCTACGGCGGGTTCCGGATCCCGCAGACGCCCGGCTTCGACCGCTTCCGCGGGCCGTTCCTCGCGGCCGGCGGCGTGTTCGTCGTCGCGAACCTCCGCGGCGGGACCGAGTACGGCGAACCGTGGCACGAGGCCGGAATGGGCGAGCGCAAGCAGAACGTCTTCGACGACTTCTACGCGGTCGCGGAGGGGCTCGTCGAGTCGGGCTACACGAACACCGACCGCCTCGCGGCGTTCGGCGGGTCGAACGGCGGCCTGCTGACGGGCGCCGCCGTCACGCAGCGACCCGACCTCTGGGGCGCGGTGCTCTCGACGGTGCCGCTGCTCGATATGCTCCGGTTCCACCGGTTCCTCCTCGGGGAGTACTGGACCGTCGAGTACGGGAGCCCCGACGACTCGGACGACTTCGAGTTCCTCCGGGCGTACTCGCCGTACCACAACGTCGCCGAGCGCGAGTACCCGCCGACGATGTTCAAGACCGCCGCGGGCGACACCCGGGTCCACCCGGGTCACGCGCGGAAGATGACCGCGCTGATGCAGGCGCGCAACGCCGGCGACTCGCCGGTCGTGCTCCGGACGGAGACGGACACCGGCCATGGCGTCGGCAAACCGACGGAACGGATCGTCCGCGAGCAGGTCGAGCAGTGGACGTGGCTGTGCGACCGACTCGGCGTGGACGTACGGGAGTAG
- a CDS encoding arginase family protein, giving the protein MSLRPPTDWLPSSDDPNDIQFGDVVQPTTLAEADEYDAVLVGEPYDGAVIGRKGAGDGPDAIRESLAGAKAHHYVTGPVAGVGDLGDVRIPDDEGDVAAVQDALVETTRRVHEADAFPVFLGGDNSLTVPNVWPLLGGAGGGEGRGRGDRGGGGASGAAGGGEGGGEGGPGGRGGGRGGDGSRVGVVSLDAHLDCRDPDGEPTSGTPYRQLFDAGLDALSVVGARHFETSTAYADFLAGRDGTVFTPADVRADPAGIADAAIEALGDVDLVYVSLDVDVLDEAAAPGVSAPTPGGVRTSELYELLGGALADPRVVGFEVVECAPPLDRGGRTVRAASRAVAHALAEVTSRE; this is encoded by the coding sequence ATGAGCCTCCGCCCGCCCACCGATTGGCTCCCGTCGTCGGACGACCCGAACGACATCCAGTTCGGCGACGTCGTCCAGCCCACCACGCTCGCAGAGGCGGACGAGTACGACGCCGTCCTCGTCGGCGAGCCGTACGACGGCGCCGTCATCGGCCGGAAGGGTGCCGGCGACGGCCCGGACGCCATCCGCGAATCGCTCGCCGGCGCGAAGGCCCACCACTACGTGACCGGCCCCGTCGCGGGCGTCGGCGACCTCGGCGACGTACGCATCCCCGACGACGAAGGGGACGTCGCGGCGGTCCAGGACGCGCTCGTCGAGACGACCCGGAGGGTCCACGAGGCCGACGCGTTCCCGGTGTTCCTCGGTGGCGACAACTCGCTCACGGTGCCGAACGTCTGGCCGTTGCTGGGCGGGGCAGGCGGCGGCGAGGGCCGAGGGCGAGGCGACCGCGGCGGGGGCGGCGCTAGCGGCGCGGCCGGGGGAGGGGAAGGAGGGGGAGAGGGGGGTCCAGGGGGGAGAGGGGGAGGACGGGGAGGGGACGGCTCGCGCGTCGGCGTCGTCAGCCTCGACGCTCACCTCGACTGCCGGGACCCCGACGGCGAGCCGACCAGCGGCACCCCGTACCGCCAACTGTTCGACGCCGGCCTCGACGCGCTCTCGGTGGTCGGCGCCCGGCACTTCGAGACGTCGACCGCCTACGCCGACTTCCTCGCCGGGCGCGACGGGACGGTGTTCACCCCGGCGGACGTCCGCGCCGACCCCGCCGGCATCGCAGACGCGGCCATCGAGGCACTCGGCGACGTGGATCTGGTGTACGTCAGCCTCGACGTCGACGTCCTCGACGAGGCCGCCGCGCCCGGCGTGAGCGCCCCTACCCCCGGTGGAGTTCGGACGTCCGAACTGTACGAACTTCTCGGGGGCGCGCTGGCCGACCCGCGGGTCGTCGGCTTCGAGGTGGTGGAGTGCGCGCCGCCGCTGGACCGCGGCGGCCGAACGGTCAGGGCCGCCTCTCGTGCGGTCGCGCACGCGCTCGCGGAGGTGACCAGCCGTGAGTGA
- the hutH gene encoding histidine ammonia-lyase yields MSEEGGRPTEVVLDGESLTPAEVAAVARDGATVRVADAAREAVREARARVVAAVESGEAVYGLNTGFGHLVDTRIAPEDVEALQTNLVRSHAAGVGRRLTAAEVRGVMLTRVNALVKGYSGVREVVIDHLVTMLNEGVHPVVPAQGSLGASGDLAPLAHVAIVLLGEGQATVDGNDLSGEEALARAGLDPLRLAPKEGLALINGTQLTLALAALLVVDAERVLHAADVAGALTTEVTMSTTANCDPAVNDVRPHPGQAESAANVRRFTAGSEVIESHRNCDRVQDAYSIRCLPQVHGAVREAVGHLREAVEIELNSATDNPLVFPPGAVAGRASGGDEAAVLSAGNFHGAPLAHRLDYVAGALTDLAAVCERRVDRMLNPELQEAHLPPFLTEKSGLRSGYMIAQYTAASLLNECRSLGRPATDSTPVSGGQEDHVSMSGQSALTARTVLDDVATVVGVELACGAQAAEFLDPGLALGDGTAAAYDAVREVVPKLVEDRPLDADLRAGERLVTSGALHDAVEAAVATDTD; encoded by the coding sequence ATGAGTGAGGAGGGAGGACGACCGACCGAGGTCGTCCTCGACGGCGAGTCGCTCACGCCGGCGGAGGTGGCCGCCGTCGCCCGCGACGGGGCGACCGTCCGCGTCGCCGACGCGGCCCGGGAGGCGGTGCGGGAGGCGCGCGCCCGCGTCGTCGCCGCCGTCGAGTCCGGCGAGGCGGTGTACGGGCTCAACACCGGCTTCGGCCACCTGGTGGACACCCGCATCGCGCCCGAGGACGTCGAGGCGCTCCAGACCAACCTGGTCAGGAGCCACGCCGCAGGCGTCGGCCGGCGCCTCACGGCCGCGGAGGTCCGTGGGGTGATGCTCACCCGGGTCAACGCGCTCGTGAAGGGCTACTCCGGGGTCCGGGAGGTCGTCATCGATCACCTCGTGACGATGCTCAACGAGGGGGTCCACCCGGTTGTCCCCGCCCAGGGGAGCCTCGGGGCGAGTGGCGACCTCGCGCCGCTCGCGCACGTCGCCATCGTCCTGCTCGGCGAGGGGCAGGCCACCGTCGACGGCAACGACCTCTCCGGCGAGGAGGCGCTGGCCCGGGCCGGCCTCGACCCGCTCAGGCTCGCGCCCAAGGAGGGGCTGGCGCTCATCAACGGCACGCAGCTCACCCTCGCGCTCGCCGCGCTGCTCGTCGTCGACGCCGAGCGCGTCCTCCACGCGGCGGACGTCGCCGGCGCGCTGACGACCGAGGTGACGATGTCCACGACGGCGAATTGCGACCCGGCCGTGAACGACGTCCGCCCACACCCCGGCCAGGCGGAGAGTGCGGCCAACGTCCGCCGGTTCACCGCCGGCTCAGAGGTCATCGAGTCCCACCGGAACTGCGACCGCGTGCAGGACGCCTACTCGATCCGGTGTCTCCCGCAGGTCCACGGCGCGGTGCGCGAGGCCGTCGGACACCTCCGCGAGGCGGTCGAGATCGAACTGAACAGCGCGACGGACAACCCGCTCGTGTTCCCGCCGGGCGCAGTCGCCGGGCGCGCCAGCGGCGGCGACGAGGCGGCGGTGCTCTCGGCGGGCAACTTCCACGGCGCGCCGCTGGCCCACCGGCTCGACTACGTCGCCGGCGCGCTGACGGACCTGGCGGCCGTCTGCGAGCGCCGAGTCGACCGGATGCTCAACCCCGAACTCCAGGAGGCACACCTGCCGCCGTTCCTCACCGAGAAGAGCGGCCTGCGGTCGGGGTACATGATCGCCCAGTACACCGCCGCGTCGCTCCTGAACGAGTGTCGGTCGCTCGGCCGGCCGGCGACGGACTCGACGCCCGTCAGCGGCGGGCAGGAGGACCACGTCAGCATGAGCGGGCAGAGCGCGCTCACCGCCCGCACGGTGCTCGACGACGTCGCCACGGTCGTCGGCGTCGAACTCGCGTGCGGCGCCCAGGCGGCCGAGTTCCTCGACCCGGGGCTCGCGCTCGGGGACGGCACCGCCGCCGCCTACGACGCCGTCCGCGAGGTCGTCCCGAAGCTCGTGGAGGACCGTCCGCTGGACGCCGACCTGCGGGCGGGCGAGCGACTGGTGACGAGCGGCGCGCTCCACGACGCGGTCGAGGCGGCCGTCGCGACGGACACGGACTGA